One Petrotoga sp. 9PW.55.5.1 genomic window carries:
- a CDS encoding ABC transporter ATP-binding protein: protein MNSTIVSKNVKRLFKYSKKYKRQIFNIYLLTFFSYLLLVANPFIIRFLIDNVITAERFSLIPPVMAIFLTIIIGQFLIGLATDYFSNVYQISVTKKEQIILYNKIQKVPFLYSDKTLLGDFLTRIASDASEVANFLILTKPSIYLNLLQLALILTVLFLFSWHLTIVVLATIPFYYLILNKFSKNFQQSSSEERKEYSNVMESLREKTEGINTVKILSKETFFQQKVSERTENWKNSMKKYIKDFLKLDQGVYLIISITTPLILGVGGYLMMSNILTIGTLLAFYQFSTGLFVPLKNINEQLAQLQRADTLSQRFFEILDLPEEESEGIYSFPKNYDIKYNKVSFTYKDELVLKDINLFIGKNEKIAIVG from the coding sequence ATGAACTCTACGATAGTTTCTAAAAATGTTAAAAGGTTATTTAAATATTCGAAAAAATATAAAAGACAAATATTCAATATTTATCTCTTAACTTTTTTCAGTTATCTACTTCTTGTTGCAAATCCTTTCATTATAAGATTTTTAATCGATAATGTAATAACTGCTGAAAGGTTTTCTTTAATTCCTCCAGTGATGGCAATATTCTTAACAATAATAATTGGGCAATTTTTGATTGGACTTGCAACAGATTATTTCTCAAATGTATATCAAATAAGCGTAACAAAAAAAGAACAAATTATTCTATATAACAAAATTCAAAAAGTTCCTTTTTTATATTCTGATAAAACTTTGTTAGGCGATTTTTTAACAAGAATAGCATCTGATGCATCTGAAGTTGCTAATTTTCTAATACTAACAAAACCTTCTATATACCTAAACCTTCTACAACTCGCACTTATTTTAACTGTATTATTCCTTTTTAGTTGGCATCTTACTATAGTGGTACTTGCAACAATACCTTTTTATTATTTGATATTGAATAAATTCAGCAAAAACTTTCAACAATCTTCATCTGAAGAAAGGAAAGAATACAGCAACGTTATGGAAAGTTTGAGAGAAAAGACAGAAGGTATAAATACTGTAAAAATACTTTCTAAAGAAACTTTTTTTCAGCAAAAGGTTAGTGAAAGAACTGAAAACTGGAAAAATAGCATGAAAAAATACATAAAGGATTTTCTTAAATTAGATCAGGGAGTATATTTAATCATATCTATCACCACACCATTAATACTTGGAGTTGGAGGATATCTAATGATGTCTAATATTTTAACAATTGGGACTTTACTTGCCTTTTATCAATTTTCTACGGGGCTTTTTGTTCCTCTTAAAAATATCAACGAACAGCTTGCACAATTACAACGAGCAGACACCCTTTCACAAAGGTTCTTTGAAATACTTGATCTCCCAGAAGAAGAAAGTGAAGGAATTTATTCTTTTCCTAAAAATTATGACATTAAATACAACAAAGTCTCTTTCACATACAAAGATGAGTTAGTTTTAAAAGATATAAACCTATTCATAGGCAAAAACGAAAAGATAGCCATAGTTGGGA